One window of Spirulina subsalsa PCC 9445 genomic DNA carries:
- a CDS encoding O-antigen ligase family protein: MIKLKLFHFLPALAILLGSVVGVHLLVPVYPALTLPAIPDLFGVAVFSGVLAFVFTYQRHLLVSKILFLKQEIILLGLIWLNTLVLIAPRAIISLFKTPNQAWIPCREIPGFATKIECLLQASVAQHYGIRNFFILLCGVTLGTLSFILARTVRHAWKIQLSAVVFGACIVVVTGFVGRFLGISQVLPKSLVYNPYGLSSMTQIFDNPGPVWTYIAPGLAVVLWLAFSDANLIRKFIWSAFSCLLIVGIFATTQRGGFVLCFAYISICGLYNFLRGIKQKNIPILMFGGLVVSILGVTFWSLLKNPLLIYELTQSWGYNWKPANIFLDPARFKLVTVAWKMFQDSPLFGHGYASWYQLVSEYSQFYDVTAYHSTHNWFVQLFVEFGVLHTLLMLGLVLTTFLTVFSLQKNTYSSSKKVNLLILLSLFSFLIPSVLGNLDDIRPVFYTQTILFSTVSGISVTNLPKKQNSFSPSQPILNRLIKKSKFNIFPNLLWCLTGLSLVAILFCALSFTKYGSAFDADISNRTGIISRWLGQSVELAVFKTPEGKPYSISQLTPFKTPMAIDIKKDRSSFEITVNPDEQISLALENGRRWIPRKHPIAFSEGMPDTSRWISAMVYYPFLQSNLGISWSRGMYWWENLGGRLGRWCTGDCWFLVKSCGVQNRLDFSILSPRPDLTPTQPLSVNLSTYSLPVGGEFSSSMLNDLPQPLMQEQRLLKTPEERQTVEVVGTPETAWYLVHAQTGSIFNPQVQGFSTDNRDLGVLIAEPDCS, encoded by the coding sequence ATGATTAAGCTAAAACTTTTTCACTTCTTACCCGCTCTTGCTATTTTGCTGGGGAGTGTTGTTGGTGTTCATTTATTAGTTCCAGTTTATCCTGCTTTAACCTTACCCGCTATTCCAGATTTATTTGGTGTAGCTGTCTTTAGTGGAGTGTTAGCTTTTGTTTTTACCTATCAAAGACATTTACTGGTTTCTAAAATTCTTTTTTTGAAGCAGGAAATTATATTGCTAGGTTTAATTTGGTTGAATACTTTAGTGTTGATTGCTCCTCGGGCTATTATCTCTTTATTTAAAACACCTAATCAAGCTTGGATTCCTTGCCGAGAGATTCCTGGCTTTGCGACAAAAATAGAGTGTTTGCTACAAGCTTCTGTCGCTCAACATTATGGAATTAGGAACTTTTTTATTCTGCTTTGTGGCGTTACATTAGGAACTTTATCGTTTATCTTAGCTCGTACTGTCCGCCATGCTTGGAAGATTCAGTTAAGTGCTGTGGTTTTTGGAGCTTGTATTGTTGTTGTTACAGGTTTTGTTGGTCGATTTTTAGGGATTTCGCAGGTTTTGCCTAAAAGTTTGGTCTATAATCCTTACGGTTTGTCTTCTATGACACAGATCTTTGATAATCCTGGGCCTGTGTGGACTTATATTGCACCGGGTTTGGCTGTGGTTTTATGGTTAGCATTTTCTGACGCTAATTTAATTAGAAAGTTTATCTGGTCAGCTTTTTCTTGTCTTCTGATTGTCGGAATTTTTGCTACGACCCAACGCGGGGGATTTGTTTTATGTTTTGCTTACATAAGTATTTGTGGATTGTATAATTTTTTGAGAGGAATTAAGCAAAAAAACATTCCCATATTAATGTTTGGAGGATTGGTTGTTTCTATTCTGGGGGTTACTTTTTGGTCGTTGCTTAAAAATCCTCTATTGATCTATGAATTAACTCAATCTTGGGGGTATAATTGGAAACCCGCGAATATTTTTCTAGATCCTGCTCGTTTTAAATTAGTGACAGTCGCTTGGAAAATGTTCCAAGACTCTCCCCTATTTGGACATGGTTATGCAAGCTGGTATCAGCTTGTTTCTGAATATAGTCAATTTTATGATGTAACGGCTTACCATAGCACGCACAACTGGTTTGTACAGCTATTTGTAGAGTTTGGTGTTTTGCATACTCTCTTGATGTTAGGGTTAGTATTGACTACTTTTTTGACTGTTTTTTCTCTACAAAAGAACACTTATTCCAGTAGTAAAAAAGTAAATTTGTTGATTTTATTGAGTTTATTTAGCTTTTTGATCCCTTCTGTCTTAGGTAATCTAGATGATATTCGTCCAGTTTTTTATACTCAAACTATTCTATTTTCAACTGTCTCGGGTATTTCTGTAACTAATTTACCCAAAAAACAAAATAGTTTTTCTCCTAGTCAACCAATACTTAATCGATTAATTAAAAAAAGTAAATTCAATATATTTCCTAATCTTCTTTGGTGTTTGACTGGTTTATCATTGGTAGCAATTTTATTTTGTGCTTTGAGCTTTACAAAATATGGTTCAGCTTTTGATGCAGATATTTCTAATCGGACTGGGATAATATCTAGATGGTTAGGTCAGTCTGTAGAGTTGGCTGTTTTTAAGACACCTGAAGGCAAACCCTATTCTATCTCCCAACTAACTCCATTTAAAACACCAATGGCTATAGATATTAAAAAAGATAGGTCTTCTTTTGAAATAACAGTCAACCCAGATGAGCAAATATCTTTAGCTTTAGAGAATGGTAGACGTTGGATTCCTCGTAAGCACCCGATTGCTTTTTCTGAAGGGATGCCAGATACTTCACGCTGGATTAGTGCAATGGTCTATTATCCATTCCTACAATCTAATTTAGGAATTAGTTGGTCAAGGGGGATGTATTGGTGGGAGAATTTGGGGGGACGATTAGGGCGGTGGTGTACGGGGGATTGTTGGTTTTTGGTAAAAAGTTGTGGGGTGCAGAATCGCTTGGACTTTTCGATTCTCTCACCCAGACCGGATTTGACTCCAACACAGCCTTTATCTGTGAATCTCTCTACTTATAGTCTGCCTGTAGGGGGGGAGTTTTCTAGTTCAATGTTGAATGATTTGCCTCAACCTTTGATGCAAGAACAGCGACTGTTGAAGACACCGGAGGAAAGACAAACGGTGGAAGTGGTGGGAACTCCTGAGACAGCATGGTATTTGGTTCATGCTCAGACGGGTTCTATTTTTAATCCACAGGTTCAAGGCTTTTCAACGGATAATCGGGATTTAGGGGTTCTGATTGCTGAACCGGATTGTAGTTAG
- a CDS encoding ABC transporter ATP-binding protein, which yields MSETIIDLNNVSKCYRRYHRPIDRLKEILLPGKKHSQEFWALQNINLEVEKGETLGIIGQNGSGKSTLLQIIAGTLTPTTGTINIQGRIAALLELGSGFNPDFTGRQNVFFNGQILGLSKKEIEAKFDTIAAFADIGDFLDQPLNTYSSGMAVRLAFAVAAHTDAQIVIIDEALAVGDAKFQARCMKKIRQLQSDGVTLLFVSHDLSSVKFLCQKAILINKGQILEQGTPKFVANRYIALLSTDHQPEHSQPPTPHPEVQDSIELENTSEENTELSEYHRHGNGWAIIQSAVITDLNNVDLKGKLETGSRFKLQVNIQSKEELDDIVIGFSLRTLTGVILYGTNTRLLKRTIPRLEKHQALTVAFEVPCYLNKGLYSISIGIHSSEGISYDWIDDLVLLEVINTNLCDGLVDLDANLNLECSTDKSSAVPR from the coding sequence ATGAGTGAAACAATTATTGACTTGAACAATGTATCGAAGTGTTATAGGCGTTATCATCGCCCCATTGACCGATTAAAGGAAATTTTACTGCCAGGAAAAAAGCATTCTCAGGAATTTTGGGCTTTACAAAATATTAATCTGGAAGTAGAGAAAGGAGAAACTCTTGGCATTATTGGTCAAAATGGTTCAGGGAAAAGTACCCTGCTACAAATCATTGCTGGAACACTTACCCCCACCACTGGAACGATTAACATACAAGGACGCATTGCCGCTTTATTAGAGTTAGGCAGTGGCTTTAATCCTGATTTCACGGGACGACAAAACGTATTTTTTAACGGTCAAATTTTAGGTTTAAGCAAAAAAGAAATTGAAGCTAAATTTGATACAATTGCCGCCTTTGCTGATATTGGAGATTTTTTAGATCAACCCCTCAATACCTATTCTAGCGGGATGGCTGTCCGTTTAGCCTTTGCCGTTGCTGCTCATACCGATGCCCAAATTGTGATTATAGATGAAGCGTTAGCTGTGGGGGATGCCAAGTTTCAAGCACGCTGCATGAAAAAAATTCGCCAACTCCAATCAGATGGGGTGACACTGCTTTTTGTCTCTCATGATTTATCCAGTGTCAAGTTTTTATGTCAGAAGGCTATTTTAATCAATAAAGGACAAATTTTAGAACAAGGAACACCTAAATTTGTAGCCAATCGCTATATTGCGTTACTCAGTACAGATCATCAACCGGAGCACTCTCAGCCTCCAACACCCCATCCAGAAGTTCAAGATTCCATTGAATTAGAGAATACATCTGAAGAAAATACTGAATTATCAGAATATCACCGACATGGCAATGGGTGGGCTATCATCCAATCGGCAGTTATTACTGATTTAAATAATGTTGATTTAAAGGGTAAACTGGAAACAGGGTCAAGATTTAAACTGCAAGTTAACATACAATCCAAGGAGGAACTAGATGATATTGTGATTGGGTTTTCTCTGAGAACATTAACAGGAGTTATCTTATATGGGACTAACACCCGTTTGTTGAAGAGAACTATTCCCCGGTTAGAAAAGCACCAAGCTTTGACCGTTGCCTTTGAAGTTCCCTGTTATCTGAACAAAGGTTTATATTCTATTTCGATTGGGATTCATTCGTCAGAGGGAATCAGTTATGATTGGATTGATGATTTGGTTTTGTTAGAGGTCATCAATACTAACCTATGTGATGGTCTGGTTGATCTAGATGCTAATTTAAACCTTGAGTGTTCTACGGATAAAAGTTCAGCCGTTCCAAGATAG
- a CDS encoding class I SAM-dependent methyltransferase: MIDQNNPEINVDDLMQKVKEEVAKRRLEVTPTSHSNQSIIDIIHSDLSRTHSLLMSRFESLLNDAEFQVQDIDKLPNKLNRFPFTLEIIQKILLKFYKLLTKKQKVINEDFIAAFKELREITEVQINQKNEELINEFNKRFEHERNITQDFYHALEQKHHALEQKHHALEQKHHALEQKHHALEQKHTQQIKALQLELTYNKRAFANLLQSLENRTESVPTSPAISTPETPYGGQEEAHLLDAFYVAFEERFRGSYEEIAKRLTIYLPFIEKVQLETSDTILDVGCGRGEWLEFLRENGYQVQGIDLNRMMLEECQSKNLEVYEVDAIAHLQTLPDNSLSAVTGFHIIEHLPFPALLQLLQETIRVLKPGGVAIFETPNPQNILVSTRTFYLDPTHRNPLPSDLIQFLLDNTGFEPVEVLPLHPYEEALQIQGSDNLTQRFNQYFYGPQDYAVIGYKPCNPSPL; encoded by the coding sequence ATGATTGATCAGAACAACCCAGAAATTAATGTTGATGATTTAATGCAGAAAGTGAAGGAGGAAGTGGCAAAAAGAAGATTGGAAGTCACCCCAACATCTCACTCTAATCAGAGCATTATTGATATTATTCACTCAGACTTAAGTAGAACACATTCTCTGCTCATGAGTCGTTTTGAATCTTTGTTAAACGATGCTGAGTTTCAGGTACAAGATATTGATAAGCTACCGAATAAGCTCAATCGTTTTCCTTTTACACTAGAAATCATACAAAAAATATTACTTAAATTTTACAAACTACTCACTAAAAAGCAAAAAGTAATCAATGAAGATTTTATTGCGGCATTCAAAGAACTTCGAGAAATAACGGAAGTTCAAATCAATCAAAAAAACGAAGAGCTAATCAATGAGTTTAATAAAAGATTTGAACATGAGAGAAATATAACACAAGATTTTTATCATGCGCTTGAACAAAAACATCATGCGCTTGAACAAAAACATCATGCGCTTGAACAAAAACATCATGCGCTTGAACAAAAACATCATGCGCTTGAACAAAAACACACTCAGCAGATTAAAGCATTACAACTTGAACTGACCTACAATAAACGGGCTTTTGCCAATTTACTTCAATCTTTGGAAAACCGAACTGAATCTGTCCCCACTTCTCCGGCAATAAGCACACCAGAAACACCTTATGGAGGACAAGAAGAAGCTCATTTACTGGATGCTTTTTATGTGGCATTTGAAGAACGATTTCGGGGCAGTTATGAAGAAATTGCTAAACGACTCACTATATACCTTCCCTTTATTGAAAAAGTACAGTTAGAAACGTCTGACACGATTCTCGACGTAGGATGTGGACGGGGAGAATGGCTAGAGTTTTTACGGGAGAACGGGTATCAGGTTCAAGGGATTGACTTAAACCGGATGATGTTAGAAGAATGTCAGAGTAAGAATTTAGAGGTTTATGAGGTAGACGCGATCGCACACCTCCAAACCCTACCCGACAACAGCCTCAGTGCAGTCACCGGATTCCACATCATCGAACACCTCCCCTTCCCCGCCCTCCTCCAACTCCTACAAGAAACCATCCGCGTCCTCAAACCCGGAGGAGTCGCCATCTTTGAAACCCCCAACCCCCAAAACATCCTCGTCAGCACCCGCACCTTCTACCTCGACCCGACCCACCGCAATCCCTTGCCAAGTGACCTCATTCAGTTTTTACTAGACAACACAGGATTTGAACCCGTAGAAGTGCTACCCCTTCATCCCTATGAAGAAGCCCTACAGATCCAAGGTTCAGACAACCTGACCCAACGCTTTAACCAATACTTCTACGGCCCCCAAGATTACGCCGTCATTGGATACAAACCATGCAACCCATCGCCCTTGTAG
- a CDS encoding SDR family oxidoreductase, with protein sequence MAQSILLTGATGFTGKFVCQKLLEQKINFDCLVRPSSNSKRLLDLGLNCAEADLNDLESLKKTLPKYKILINVASIGFGAAPTIVQACEESGIERAIFISTTAIFTHLNASSKAIRLAAEQAIKESQLNYTILRPTMIYGTPEDRNMIRLLKFLDKFPIIPIFGNGQFLQQPVHVEDVAWAIVKVIDCSQTYRKEYNISGQEPLTYNQVIEGASKALGKKPIKLHIPVALARSFIRKIQSLGVKFPITEEQILRLNENKNFDHSLAHQDFGYSPRSFVEGIHQEIQLLKQ encoded by the coding sequence ATGGCTCAATCAATACTCCTAACAGGTGCTACAGGTTTTACTGGAAAATTTGTTTGCCAGAAACTGCTTGAGCAAAAAATAAACTTTGATTGTCTAGTTCGCCCTTCATCTAATTCAAAAAGATTACTCGATTTAGGGCTAAATTGTGCCGAGGCTGACCTCAATGATTTAGAGTCTCTCAAGAAGACACTACCCAAGTATAAAATCTTAATCAATGTGGCATCCATTGGGTTTGGGGCAGCACCGACGATTGTTCAAGCTTGTGAAGAGTCTGGAATAGAACGGGCAATTTTTATCAGTACAACAGCAATTTTTACTCATCTCAATGCTTCCAGTAAAGCCATTCGACTAGCCGCAGAGCAGGCAATTAAAGAGAGCCAGTTAAATTATACAATTCTCCGACCCACCATGATCTATGGAACACCAGAAGATCGGAATATGATTCGTCTTTTAAAATTTTTAGATAAATTTCCAATAATTCCGATTTTTGGTAACGGACAATTCCTTCAACAACCTGTTCATGTTGAAGATGTGGCATGGGCTATTGTTAAGGTCATTGACTGTTCACAAACTTATCGAAAAGAGTATAACATTTCAGGGCAAGAACCTTTAACCTATAATCAAGTCATTGAAGGGGCTAGTAAAGCATTGGGGAAAAAACCGATTAAGCTACATATCCCAGTCGCTCTAGCAAGGTCTTTCATTAGAAAGATACAGTCCCTAGGGGTAAAGTTTCCTATTACAGAAGAACAAATTCTCAGACTTAATGAAAATAAAAACTTTGACCATTCTCTAGCCCATCAAGACTTTGGATATTCTCCTCGTTCCTTTGTCGAAGGTATTCACCAAGAAATTCAACTCCTAAAACAATGA
- a CDS encoding DUF29 family protein, whose amino-acid sequence MEELLTLKERLLHGDIAGALMIVEQLEEMSKDDKINNIRSYAIILLIHLIKQQAENRTTRSWDVSIRNSTREIQEKNKRRQAGGYYLTVEELQEILEVAYPMALDRASLEVAEGIYETTTLETLVNKEAILKQALALISPDH is encoded by the coding sequence ATGGAAGAATTACTCACCCTCAAAGAACGACTACTGCACGGCGATATTGCTGGTGCATTAATGATTGTCGAACAACTCGAAGAAATGAGCAAAGACGACAAAATCAACAATATTCGGAGTTATGCCATTATCTTATTGATCCACCTCATCAAACAACAAGCGGAAAATCGCACCACTCGTTCCTGGGATGTCTCCATCCGCAACAGCACCAGAGAAATCCAAGAAAAAAACAAACGTCGCCAAGCCGGAGGATACTACCTAACAGTTGAAGAACTCCAAGAAATCCTAGAAGTCGCCTATCCAATGGCCTTAGACCGCGCCTCCCTAGAAGTTGCAGAAGGAATTTATGAGACAACAACCCTAGAAACACTGGTTAACAAAGAAGCTATCTTAAAGCAAGCCCTCGCTTTAATTTCACCTGATCATTGA
- a CDS encoding ABC transporter permease, producing the protein MIRKLQTLTYASQNRKNYLSWIDLLKALVQRDLEARYKGSIIGNLWPLLNQLSQLLIYTYVFSVVLQVRLSLKELPANNISYGLWLFAGLIPWITFISGITLAATSVIRQPNLVKKVVFPLTLLPLVPILSSFLESTFGLIILILFVGVSTQTLPPTLLLLPLIWLPQLLFTIGLGYLTAGLTVFLRDIPQTLGVILNLWFYATPIVYPASAIPEQLGRVVLWLNPLAVFAEIYRDLILLGEVRHWGEWGVTTLIAVVVFIGGYWVYRRLQPAFADVL; encoded by the coding sequence GTGATTAGAAAACTACAAACATTAACCTATGCTTCACAGAACAGAAAAAACTATTTAAGTTGGATAGACCTACTCAAAGCACTGGTACAAAGAGACTTAGAAGCCCGATACAAAGGATCTATTATCGGCAACCTTTGGCCACTCCTCAACCAACTGTCCCAACTCCTCATCTACACCTACGTCTTCTCCGTTGTCCTACAAGTCAGGCTGAGTCTCAAAGAACTCCCTGCCAATAATATCAGCTATGGACTCTGGCTGTTTGCCGGACTTATCCCCTGGATTACTTTTATCAGTGGTATCACCCTAGCAGCCACTTCCGTCATTCGACAACCCAATTTAGTCAAAAAAGTGGTCTTCCCCTTAACACTCTTACCCCTCGTCCCCATCCTGTCCAGTTTTCTAGAAAGTACATTTGGACTCATTATTTTAATCCTATTTGTGGGAGTCTCCACCCAAACACTCCCCCCCACGCTACTCCTCCTCCCCCTGATATGGCTCCCCCAACTCCTCTTTACCATTGGACTGGGATATCTCACCGCAGGACTCACCGTATTCCTCCGCGACATCCCCCAAACGTTAGGAGTCATTCTCAACTTGTGGTTTTATGCCACCCCCATTGTCTACCCCGCCTCCGCCATCCCAGAACAACTCGGCAGAGTTGTATTATGGTTAAACCCCCTCGCAGTATTCGCGGAAATCTACCGGGACTTGATTTTACTAGGGGAAGTTCGGCACTGGGGAGAATGGGGAGTAACCACACTAATCGCTGTAGTGGTATTTATCGGAGGATACTGGGTCTATCGGCGGTTACAACCAGCATTTGCTGATGTACTCTAG
- a CDS encoding glycosyltransferase family 4 protein, which translates to MPAKVWIINQFANTPDVPGHIRQYELGQFLSSQDYEVEIFASDYNLTQRKYRKLNFAQFYFSENYHKLQWNWLYATPYKINNWQRYVNMLSFCITLFIVGLTKRKPDIIIGSSPQLLATFTAWLLAKIHGAYFYFEVRDLWPQVLIELGGKSPTSLLVRGLAWIEQLLYKKSDRVIVLASGTVDYVKKRGATTVHWLPNGPNLTEFQNNITPEEAKQQYNIPSDSTCLMYTGAHGTANALETIVEACRILDDEYSGKILVILLGDGPEKQELIEQAKGIQCLEFRNPLPKQEIPQFLQAADGFIITLKNISLFQYGVSPNKLYDYYASEKPVIVAVGGAVNQEVKSHQLGWAVPPENPQDLAKAILSFYKTCPEDRQAMGERAKHLVESTYSRTTICQKLAAIIQEDINCLDKGRN; encoded by the coding sequence ATGCCAGCCAAAGTATGGATTATTAACCAATTTGCAAATACTCCCGATGTGCCTGGACACATTAGACAATATGAGCTAGGTCAATTTTTAAGCAGTCAAGACTATGAGGTTGAAATTTTCGCATCAGATTATAATTTAACTCAACGGAAATACAGAAAACTAAATTTTGCTCAATTTTATTTCAGCGAAAATTATCACAAGCTCCAATGGAATTGGCTCTATGCCACTCCCTATAAAATCAACAATTGGCAACGATATGTTAATATGTTGTCTTTCTGTATTACCTTATTTATCGTTGGACTCACTAAACGAAAACCAGACATAATCATAGGGTCATCTCCTCAACTTTTAGCAACATTTACAGCATGGTTACTGGCAAAAATTCACGGTGCTTACTTTTATTTTGAAGTTCGGGATCTTTGGCCACAGGTATTGATAGAACTCGGTGGAAAATCTCCAACCAGTCTTTTAGTGAGAGGACTAGCTTGGATTGAGCAGTTGTTATACAAAAAGAGCGATCGCGTTATCGTCCTAGCCTCTGGTACAGTTGATTATGTCAAAAAACGGGGTGCAACAACCGTTCACTGGCTTCCCAACGGTCCTAATTTAACAGAGTTTCAGAATAACATCACACCAGAAGAAGCCAAGCAACAATACAATATCCCTTCGGATTCAACTTGTCTGATGTATACGGGGGCGCATGGCACAGCCAATGCTCTCGAAACTATTGTAGAGGCTTGTCGTATTCTAGATGATGAGTATTCTGGCAAAATTTTGGTGATCTTACTGGGAGATGGTCCGGAGAAACAAGAGCTAATTGAGCAAGCTAAAGGCATTCAATGTCTTGAATTTAGAAATCCCCTACCTAAACAAGAAATACCACAATTTCTACAAGCTGCGGATGGATTCATTATCACCTTGAAAAATATCTCTCTTTTTCAGTATGGGGTCAGTCCGAATAAACTTTATGATTACTACGCATCGGAAAAGCCTGTTATTGTCGCAGTAGGAGGTGCAGTTAATCAAGAAGTTAAAAGCCATCAATTAGGCTGGGCTGTTCCGCCAGAAAATCCACAAGATTTAGCCAAGGCAATCCTATCATTTTATAAAACTTGTCCAGAGGACAGACAGGCAATGGGTGAACGAGCTAAACATTTAGTTGAGTCCACTTATTCCAGAACCACTATTTGTCAAAAACTGGCCGCAATTATTCAAGAGGATATCAATTGTTTAGATAAAGGAAGAAATTAA
- a CDS encoding MraY family glycosyltransferase, with protein MNTNFDLVWIGLSGLISFSITYLIKEYLSQKLLDIPNDRSSHTQPTPRGGGLSFIVAFLLTFTSTQLFPNPPTLQPLPLWLILTPLALIGFIDDRTNLPASIRYLVQLATAIIAIWHFGPLPLPSLIIAIPLTLIAFTALINFYNFMDGLDGLVASLTALQLAFLALYLQQPHWWLLVAALLGFLYWNWSPAKIFMGDVGSTVLGACIGIALLNSPTPLQLWSALPITFPLIGDAIYTLIRRLLKKENIFQAHRTHLYQRLQQSGWSHGKVAIAYLLLTALIALLISTLGSWGSLLSGGIVLGAIASGEIYLDSQNSDPKS; from the coding sequence ATGAATACGAATTTTGATCTAGTATGGATAGGTCTAAGTGGTCTAATAAGCTTTTCGATTACTTATCTAATCAAAGAATATTTAAGCCAAAAACTCCTCGACATCCCCAACGATCGCAGTTCCCACACCCAACCCACCCCCAGAGGCGGCGGCCTGAGCTTTATTGTGGCTTTTTTGTTGACTTTTACATCAACACAACTATTCCCCAACCCCCCAACCCTTCAACCCCTCCCCCTCTGGCTCATCCTCACCCCCCTCGCCCTCATCGGCTTCATCGATGACCGCACCAACCTCCCCGCTTCCATTCGCTACCTCGTCCAATTGGCCACAGCCATCATAGCTATCTGGCATTTTGGCCCCTTACCCCTCCCCAGCTTAATCATCGCCATCCCCCTCACCCTCATCGCCTTCACCGCCCTGATCAACTTCTACAACTTCATGGACGGCCTCGACGGCCTCGTTGCCAGCCTCACCGCCCTCCAACTCGCCTTCCTTGCCCTCTACCTCCAGCAACCCCACTGGTGGCTCCTTGTCGCCGCCCTCCTCGGCTTCCTCTATTGGAACTGGTCCCCCGCCAAAATCTTCATGGGCGATGTGGGAAGTACCGTCTTGGGGGCTTGTATTGGAATTGCTCTCCTGAATAGTCCCACCCCCCTCCAACTCTGGTCAGCCCTCCCCATCACCTTCCCCCTCATCGGCGATGCCATCTACACCCTCATCCGTCGCCTCCTCAAAAAAGAAAACATCTTCCAAGCCCACCGCACCCACCTCTACCAACGCCTCCAACAATCCGGCTGGAGTCATGGCAAAGTGGCGATCGCCTACCTCCTCCTCACCGCCCTTATTGCCCTCCTGATCAGCACCCTCGGCAGTTGGGGAAGTCTTTTGAGTGGGGGAATTGTGTTAGGGGCGATCGCATCAGGAGAAATCTATCTCGACAGCCAAAACTCAGACCCTAAATCCTAG